In Mus caroli chromosome 9, CAROLI_EIJ_v1.1, whole genome shotgun sequence, a single window of DNA contains:
- the Gnat1 gene encoding guanine nucleotide-binding protein G(t) subunit alpha-1 — translation MGAGASAEEKHSRELEKKLKEDAEKDARTVKLLLLGAGESGKSTIVKQMKIIHQDGYSLEECLEFIAIIYGNTLQSILAIVRAMTTLNIQYGDSARQDDARKLMHMADTIEEGTMPKEMSDIIQRLWKDSGIQACFDRASEYQLNDSAGYYLSDLERLVTPGYVPTEQDVLRSRVKTTGIIETQFSFKDLNFRMFDVGGQRSERKKWIHCFEGVTCIIFIAALSAYDMVLVEDDEVNRMHESLHLFNSICNHRYFATTSIVLFLNKKDVFSEKIKKAHLSICFPDYDGPNTYEDAGNYIKVQFLELNMRRDVKEIYSHMTCATDTQNVKFVFDAVTDIIIKENLKDCGLF, via the exons ATGGGGGCTGGGGCCAGCGCTGAGGAGAAGCACTCCAGagagctggagaagaagctgaaagaggaTGCTGAGAAGGATGCCCGGACTGTGAAACTGCTGCTTCTGG gtgCCGGCGAATCCGGGAAGAGCACTATTGTCAAACAGATGAA GATTATCCACCAGGACGGGTATTCCCTGGAGGAATGCCTCGAGTTCATTGCCATCATCTATGGCAACACTCTGCAGTCCATCCTGGCCATCGTTCGGGCTATGACCACGCTCAACATTCAGTATGGAGATTCAGCCCGTCag GATGATGCCCGGAAGCTCATGCACATGGCGGATACTATTGAGGAAGGCACAATGCCCAAGGAGATGTCAGACATCATTCAGCGCTTGTGGAAGGACTCGGGTATCCAAGCTTGCTTTGACCGAGCCTCAGAATACCAGCTCAATGACTCCGCCGGCTA CTATCTCTCAGACCTAGAGCGTCTGGTGACTCCAGGATATGTGCCCACTGAGCAGGACGTGTTGCGTTCTCGTGTCAAAACCACTGGTATTATCGAGACTCAATTCTCCTTCAAGGACCTCAACTTCAG AATGTTCGATGTGGGCGGGCAGCGTTCCGAGCGCAAAAAGTGGATCCACTGCTTTGAGGGTGTGACGTGCATCATTTTCATCGCTGCGCTGAGCGCTTACGACATGGTGCTGGTGGAGGACGACGAAGTG AACCGAATGCACGAGAGCCTGCACCTGTTCAACAGCATCTGCAATCATCGCTACTTCGCCACAACGTCTATCGTGCTCTTCCTCAACAAGAAGGACGTTTTCTCCGAGAAGATAAAAAAGGCACACCTCAGCATCTGCTTCCCCGACTACGATG GACCTAACACTTACGAGGATGCCGGCAACTACATCAAAGTGCAGTTCCTGGAGCTTAACATGCGACGTGATGTGAAGGAGATCTATTCCCACATGACGTGCGCTACCGACACACAGAACGTCAAGTTTGTCTTTGACGCTGTCACcgacattatcatcaaggagaaCCTCAAAGACTGCGGGCTCTTCTGA